Proteins co-encoded in one Arachis hypogaea cultivar Tifrunner chromosome 11, arahy.Tifrunner.gnm2.J5K5, whole genome shotgun sequence genomic window:
- the LOC112719794 gene encoding agamous-like MADS-box protein MADS1, translating to MELPHQSQSGGGGDAHRIDHEGSSSQKRMGRGKIEIKRIENTTNRQVTFCKRRNGLLKKAYELSVLCDAEVALVVFSSRGRLYEYANNSVRATIERYKKAYSTSTSAESVSEANTQYYQQESTKLKRQIREIQNLNRHILGEALSTLSLKELKNLESRLEKGLSRVRSRKHETLLAEVEFMQKREIELQNHNNFLRAKIGEFERAQQQQQHQHEQNFLMAPGGGTICDTIASSQQPPPPFDRNFF from the exons ATGGAGCTTCCCCATCAAAGTCAAAGTGGTGGAGGTGGTGATGCTCATCGTATTGATCATGAAGGATCTTCATCTCAGAAGAGAATGGGAAGAGGGAAGATCGAGATAAAGCGAATCGAGAACACGACCAATCGGCAGGTGACGTTCTGTAAGAGGCGGAACGGTTTGCTGAAGAAAGCTTATGAACTGTCTGTGCTTTGTGATGCTGAAGTCGCTCTTGTTGTCTTCTCCAGCCGTGGCCGTTTGTATGAGTATGCTAACAACAG tgtTAGGGCAACAATTGAAAGGTATAAAAAAGCATATTCTACTTCCACAAGCGCAGAATCTGTGTCTGAAGCTAACACGCAG TATTACCAGCAAGAATCAACCAAATTGAAAAGACAAATCCgagagattcaaaatttaaacag GCACATCCTTGGTGAAGCACTCAGCACTCTAAGCCTTAAGGAACTAAAGAACCTTGAAAGCAGATTGGAGAAAGGCTTAAGCAGAGTCAGATCCAGAAAG CATGAAACATTGTTAGCTGAAGTTGAATTCATGCAAAAACGG GAAATTGAGCTGCAAAACCACAACAATTTTCTGAGAGCAAAG ATAGGTGAATTTGAGagagctcaacaacaacaacaacatcaacatgaacaaaattttttaatggCACCTGGTGGAGGAACTATATGTGACACAATTGCATCTtcacaacaaccaccaccaccatttgATCGCAACTTCTTTTAG
- the LOC112719793 gene encoding probable galacturonosyltransferase 15 — MKFSISAKGIKRLTISSGAGAGGGAAEDVSLKIPSKPASGRRITARTAIPAALVLGTLLPFLFVRIAIFVLESASVRSSFDCGGWRFFSGADRSLKLRDELTRALMEANEGNDDIGAESFNELVKEFTSKQDLKTFAFKTKAMLLQMEHKAQLAKQQESVYWHLASQGIPKSLHCLSLNLVEEYAVNAIARSRLPSPEYATRLIDPNFRHLVLLTDNVLAASVVVASAVQNSANPEKLVFHIVTNKETYTPMHAWFSTNSIESAVVEVRGLHQYDWSAEVNAGIKDMLDINHLIWKHYHSKEKDLNYSQDHNRYLDTLRPSSRSLMNHLIIYLPKLFPDLKKIVFLDDDVVVQQDISSLWELDLNGKVSGSVFRSWCGNGCCSAGTKYMDYLNFSHPLISSSFNGNRCTWLYGMNIFDLEAWRNTNITEIYHHWLKLNLKSGLELWNPGLLPPALIAFEGQVHSINSSMLVTDLGHRHGAAEISRERVEAATVIHFAGPAKPWLEISFPEVRSLWSQYVNFSNKFTRRCGIITSEKKSEKESGSYLEIHQHQ; from the exons ATGAAGTTCTCTATATCTGCCAAGGGAATAAAGAGACTCACGATATCGAGCGGCGCCGGTGCCGGTGGCGGCGCGGCAGAAGATGTATCGCTGAAGATTCCGTCGAAGCCAGCTTCCGGTCGCCGGATTACTGCAAGGACGGCGATTCCGGCGGCGCTGGTGCTCGGAACATTGTTGCCGTTTTTGTTTGTTAGAATCGCAATCTTTGTTCTCGAATCAGCTTCGGTTCGCTCTTCTTTCG ACTGTGGAGGATGGAGGTTCTTCAGTGGAGCTGACAGGTCATTG AAACTAAGAGATGAGCTTACCAGAGCACTAATGGAGGCAAATGAGGGTAATGATGATATAGGAGCTGAGTCATTCAATGAACTTGTGAAAGAGTTTACCTCAAAACAAGACCTTAAGACTTTTGCTTTCAAGACCAAAGCCATG TTGTTGCAGATGGAACACAAAGCGCAGTTAGCAAAACAGCAGGAATCAGTTTACTGGCATCTTGCTTCACAGGGTATTCCCAAAAGTCTCCATTGTCTTAGTTTGAATTTAGTTGAAGAGTATGCTGTAAATGCCATTGCTCGCTCTCGTCTACCTTCTCCCGAATACGCGACTCGCCTCATCGATCCTAATTTTCGCCACCTGGTCCTCCTAACTGACAATGTCCTTGCTGCCTCTGTTGTTGTGGCCTCTGCAGTTCAAAATTCAGCCAACCCAGAAAAACTAGTCTTTCACATTGTTACTAACAAGGAAACTTATACTCCAATGCATGCTTGGTTTTCCACCAATTCTATTGAATCAGCAGTTGTGGAAGTAAGGGGATTGCACCAATATGATTGGTCTGCAGAAGTAAATGCTGGTATTAAAGATATGCTGGATATTAATCACTTAATTTGGAAGCATTATCATAGTAAAGAGAAAGACCTCAACTATAGTCAAGATCATAACAGATATTTGGACACTTTAAGGCCTAGCAGCCGTTCATTGATGAATCATCTCATCATTTACCTCCCTAAG CtgtttccagatctcaagaagaTAGTATTTCTGGATGATGATGTTGTAGTGCAACAAGACATATCTTCTTTGTGGGAACTAGATCTTAATGGTAAAGTCAGTGGTTCAGTATTCAGATCATGGTGTGGAAATGGTTGCTGCTCTGCTGGGACTAAATACATGGACTACTTGAACTTCTCACATCCTCTCATATCATCAAGCTTCAATGGCAACCGTTGTACATGGCTGTATGGCATGAATATATTTGATCTTGAAGCTTGGAGGAACACAAATATCACTGAGATTTACCATCATTGGTTGAAACTT AACCTGAAGTCTGGATTGGAATTGTGGAATCCAGGATTGCTTCCTCCTGCATTGATTGCATTTGAGGGTCAAGTACATTCTATAAACTCATCAATGCTTGTGACTGACTTAGGCCATCGCCATGGCGCTGCCGAAATTAGCAGAGAAAGAGTGGAAGCCGCCACAGTTATTCATTTCGCCGGCCCTGCAAAACCATGGCTTGAAATTAGTTTCCCAGAGGTTCGAAGTTTATGGAGTCAATATGTAAATTTCTCTAATAAATTTACAAGGAGATGTGGAATAATTACAtcagaaaaaaaaagtgagaaagaaagtggTTCTTATTTAGAGATACATCAgcatcaataa
- the LOC112719796 gene encoding uncharacterized protein: METKTIHFFLALLATFNILVPVISSTTTFEDNKNYYITPTPDPSIGTPPSSGSLSPQTPTPSSASHGSGHGSSPSHGSPSHGGSSSNCGSPPPSHSGGGGYYNSPPSSPTPTTPIDPGTPSIPSPPFLPTPSPFSGGTCNFWSNHPGLIFGVLGWWGTLGNAFGVTSVPGMSSGITLPQALSNTRKDGIGSLLREGTASYLNSLVNHKFPYTTSQVRDRFVASITSNKAAAAQAQLFKMANEGRTKPNF, from the exons ATGGAGACCAAAACAATTCATTTCTTTCTTGCATTGCTTGCTACATTCAACATTCTAGTTCCTGTTATATCATCAACCACCACCTTTGAAGATAACAAGAACTACTACATTACTCCAACTCCAGATCCAAGTATAGGAACTCCTCCCTCATCAG gGTCATTATCACCACAAACTCCAACTCCATCATCTGCATCTCATGGATCTGGGCATGGATCATCACCCTCTCATGGAAGCCCATCACATGGAGGAAGCAGCAGCAACTGTGGCTCACCACCACCATCACACTCAGGAGGTGGTGGTTACTACAACTCGCCGCCGTCGTCACCAACACCAACCACCCCAATTGACCCTGGCACCCCCAGCATCCCCTCACCACCTTTCCTTCCTACACCATCTCCCTTCTCTGGTGGTACCTGCAA CTTCTGGAGCAATCATCCAGGACTGATTTTCGGAGTTCTTGGATGGTGGGGAACCCTAGGAAATGCATTTGGTGTGACAAGTGTTCCAGGGATGAGTTCTGGAATCACATTGCCACAAGCACTCTCCAACACAAGAAAAGATGGAATTGGATCACTCCTTAGGGAAGGCACTGCTTCATACCTCAATTCCCTTGTCAACCACAAGTTTCCATACACAACCTCCCAGGTCAGAGACCGATTTGTCGCCTCAATCACCTCCAACAAGGCGGCCGCCGCCCAGGCTCAGCTCTTCAAGATGGCCAACGAAGGCCGAACAAAGCCTAATTTCTAA